The nucleotide window CTTTTTCTGGCGGTGATTTACGATGGTGTATTTTTAATGTCTTTAATCTTTTTTGAAGAATATCCCTTGGATAAACTTTCATTGGTCGGTACCATGCTTAACCCAATTGACCTGTCTAGAACCCTAATTCTATTGAAACTCGACATTTCAGCCTTATTGGGTTATACCGGCGCCGTATTCAAAAAGTTTTTTGGCACCAACTTGGGTTTAATGGTTTCCTTCGGAATGTTAATGCTTTGGGTTATTCTACCTGTATTTAGGATCGTTTTCAAATCAAAGAAAAAGGACTTTTAAAAATCCTTTTTCAACTTTCGTCAGACGGCTTTATTTCCTAAGATATTCGAAATAAACAAAGCAATTGATATGGGTATGAACACACTAAAACTAAACATGAATAGAGCATAATTTGAGATGGGTTCGCTCTGGCTAAAATAGAGATAACCCTGGGCGAGCAACAATAATTCGGTTAGTAGAAACCCTGCGAGAAAACAAAAAAGCCCCAGCAAAAAAATGGAAGTTTGCGTAAATATGTTTTTCATCAAAATAAATAGCAATAAAAAACCCGAAACTCCACCCAGCATTAATAAATGGATAAACCCGATTACATAAAGTCGATGTTGGTAAATTTCTGTTGCAAAGGTCGGGTGAAGGGAAGCTAATTGAAAAATGTTTTTGAGAATGATGCAAGATAAGGAGAAAAGCAAAATACTTTTTCTCGATAGGTCAGCATGCCTGATGGAATTTTTCGCATTCGACCATATGATTTGTACAAACCATAAAAGCCCTATGATTTGAAATAGAGTACCAACTCCATGAATCCAAAATAGGGACCAATGAGGGTAAAACCATTGAAGTGGCAAGGAAAATGTTAGAAAGGTGGCCGTTACCCAGAGAAAATAAATACTTTTCAAGCGTTTAGATTGCTTCACTTTTAAAGCATTCACTAGTAACCCTAAAACCGCAAATAAAAACCATCCATTAAATTGAAAATGAAGAAAAAACTGAATTGCGGTTTGATAAAAATCTGAAGCCTTACCCGAAATTGCAACAGCAGGACCTAAGCACCACACCCCTGCCGTAGATAAGATCATGAAAAAAAGGGCCGTTTTAATGAAGCAGGAACTTGACGATTGGTTCCCTTTAAAATCCTTCCAGACAAGAAATGAAAAATAATAACTGCATAAAATATGAAGGGTAGAAAAGCTGATGGAAACTGCCGCATAACCTTGAAAGGGAAAGCTGAAAAGCATACCCCAAACGGTGATTTGTGTCATCCAGAACAATCTTTGATAGAGAACACCCTTCTTAGAAACATAAGTTTCTACGATCAGCGCGTATAGCATTAGGTATGCCCATCCTAACATAGCAATGTGAGAATGGGCATGCGTTACATACCGGTAATTAATGCTAATGGGGAAGATCTGTGAATACCTCAGCATCAACCCCAAAAGTGCGGCCATAAAAAAGTTTGACAGACAAACAATTGTAAGCTTTTTTAGCATACCAAGCTATATTTCTCAGTGCTTGAAATTAGCTCGGATTCTTCAGTTAACAAATTGTTCTTGCAGTTTGATGGCTTTGGGAAACAAAATATTGTTTTCTAAATGGATGTGCAAATGCAGATCTTTTTCAAATTCTTCTAGCATGGAATAGGCCACCCGAAAGGTAGTACAGGCATCGGAAGGAGGCTGATAGTTATTGGTCAATTCTGCAATCTGGCTAAATCTTTGCCCTTCATTTTCATGTTCATTTTCCATAACTGAAATAGGATTTTGAACCTGCCCAAAAGGAGGTGACGCTAAAATTGTTCCTTGCCTCTGTGCATTTACCATCTCCTTCACATAAGGAAATAGATTGAGCTCCTCTTTTTTCATATGTTTGGTCAATTCTCCGGCTGAGGTTTTAAAAAGTTCATTGATTTTTAAAAGTTCTGTATGCCTTTCACCGTGTACTCGACAAAGTTTTTCCAGAAATTGTTTGAGGACCGGAATAGTATCTTCTACATATCTGTGATGCTTCTTTTCTATATAATCCGCCAATAGATCTATTGGCCAAGAAGAATAATCCATTTTCTCATCGGAATAAGAATGGAGCGAATGTTCTAATTCATTCATAATTAGCTCTGTATCGAGGCCTTTTTTTAAACATACTTCCTCTAGAGTTCTATGGCCATTACAACAGAAATCGATCTGATGTTTTTTGAATACAGCTGCTGTCCTGAAATCTTCAGCCACATAATTACCGATGGTTTTAGAGATTTTTTGTGTTTGTGTTTCCATGATTTTAAATAGGATATTTTTGTCTTATTTATGTATAAAAAAATACTGTTACGTTAATTTCAAAACCGTATTTCCCTTTTCTAATTGATCCACCAATACTTCCAAGGTAGTATTTTCCAACATTAGTCTTAGGCTATGTCTAACTTCCGTAAATCTGTCATGTAAAGGACAAGGGTTTTCTTCGTTACACCTTTGCAAACCCAATCCACACCCCTTATAGATATCGTCGCCGTCAATGGTTTCCACGATTATTGAAAGTGTAATTTTAGGTATGTTTTCCTTGTCAATTTCGAATCCACCATAAGCCCCTTTAATAGACTTAACCACATTTTTTCTTACCAGTGCCTGAAGAATTTTAGCGGTAAACGCTTGAGGGGAATTGATTTCTGCTGAAATTTCTTTAGGATTTACCCTTTTACCTTCCAGGGAATTTTTAGCAATATAAATCATTGCCCTAATGGCATATTCACAAGCTTTTGAAAACATAAAGAGTCTAAATTCCTTTCAAAATTACTATAAATTTTTAATTAGGACAAAACAATCTTAATTAATCACCTATAATTTTAAGTCATTTTTTTTCAATTAATTTGTGAACTAAGGCTAACAGCTTCCCCCTATTGTATCGTTCATTAAAACAATAATAAATTGTGCTAATTATAATTACCTTATGTTAAACCTCCAAAGTTTTATTTGTTTCACAATATGCCTTAAAGTTGCCTTGGTTATACAAGGAATAACTTTGTGGTGCTGACTTCCGAAACGTTTATTGTTACTAATCTGAGGAAGGTAAAAAAAGCCTCACATCTCTGTAAGGCTTGATTTTACTGGTGGTCCCACCTGAACCATGTTTTAATACGCTGATATACAGCAATATACACTATAATGCAGTGTTTTACAATTTATAATTTCTGAAAATATAGCAATATAGAGCGGTAAACATGTAGGTGGCATTGAGCACAATTGTAATTAGAAATAGTTTATACTTCATACTTCTATCATAAATTTGAATTGTGTTGAACTTATCTCCCAAATTTACCATTTAAACAAAATCCAGTCTGCTTTATACAAACTGGAAAGGGTTTAACAAAAAAATGAATACGATTAGATTGTTCTAAATCTTCGACTTGTATAAAATTTCTCCCTTCTTGTGTTGCCAAATAGCCTATATTTTCTAATATGGTTATTAACGGATTCACGATTATTTTTTAAAGCTTCATAATTACTGAACATGACTATCAATGTTTTAAATTGTTATTGTTAATGAGTTTATTTATTGAACAAAAGTAGATCGAGACAAGAAGATAGATTTTACACAATTAATTTATAGACTTTTATAATTCTTGTTCTTTCCGTGAAATAATATAATTAAGAATGATTTGAGACGACAAGCTATTGAGAGATTATTGAGCTATTCAATGAGGTTAATAGATAATATACATGATTCAAAATATTAAAAAACATTATTGAAATTTTGTAAAATTAATTTTCCGTTAAATTGGCATTTTCGATAATGCTTGAACCTTTTCAAAAACAAATGTTCCATTATGAGAGTGAAAAATTTAGATACCATTCCAATTGAAACTATAGTTGGATGTTTTTTGGAAGCTTTTGAAAATTACTTTGTAGAATTCCCAAAGGATTTGAAATATTTTAAAAAGAGGTGGGAAATGTCCAAAATCGATTATTCAATATCCTATGGAATGTTTCATGGCCAAAAATTGGTTGGCTTTGTTTTGCATGGTATCGACTTCCGGCGAAATCATTTAACAGCATTTAACTTAGCAACAGGAGTCATTCCGGATTACCGAGGAAAAAAAATAACCAAGAGGATTTATGACTTTGCCATTCCAGAACTGAAAAATCGGGGCATCACAAAATGTCAATTGGAGGTAATCAAAAATAATGCCCCTGCCGTAAATACCTATGAGAATATAGGATTCACCATTACAAAAAATTACAAATGCTTTTCTGGAGATATCGTATTAAAGCAACCTTTAAACTATTCTCTCAAAGAAATTCATCACGAAGAATTCAACATGATTGATTGGCCAAATCAAACTTCGTATTCATGGGAAAATCAAGAAGAATCTCTTGTTAAAGGTGAATTTAAATGGTATTTGGTTTCAAACAAGAGTATGGCTGAGTCCTATTTTATTATCAATCCCCTAACCGGCTATATCCCAAAAATCGATGTCCTTGAGGAAACAGATGAAATATGGCAACGATTGTTTTCTGCTGTCAATGGAGTTTCAAGTAAGATAAAAATCAACAATGTAGATGAACAATTAGCTGTTAAAATAAATCGACTTCAACAGTTCGGGTTAAATAATACTATCGATCAATTTGAAATGGAATTACTCCTTTAAGTCAAAATGAAAAAAAACACTCTTATTTTTAGCAAAGGGGATAATGGTTTCTATCTACCGTAACTGAATAAATTGAATTGTGACTTATATCGGATTGGAAAAATCACTACTTTAGTTATAAGCAATGTTAAAGATCTCTACCATGACTCTTATCATAAATCCCTGCTAACTAATACTTTAATTAAACCAATCACTAAATTAAAGTAAAATGAAACTGAACATTAAAAATATGGTATGTGGCCGCTGTATTATGGTGGTTGATGGCATTTTTAAAGCTCAGGGTATAGATGTCGAAACAGTCTCTTTGGGAGAGGTTCAACTTCCCCAGGAAATTTCACCCGATCAACTCTCAAAACTGAATTCGGCATTGAAGGAAAAAGGATTCGAAGTAATAGACGACAAAAAAAGTCTATTATTGGAACGGGTCAAGTCTGTCGTAATTGATGAGATCCATCACAATGACCATTTTGAACTTAAAGTCAATTGGTCACATTTTTTACAGGAAAAATTGCAAACAGATTATCACCATTTAAGCACTTTATTCTCTTCCGTAAATGGGTATACACTAGAACAATATATCATCAAACAAAAGGTTGAAAAGGTAAAGGAATACCTTTTTTATGATGAAATGTCCTTAAAGGAAATTGCCTTTAAATTAGGTTATAGTAGTGTTGCCCATCTTTCTACCCAATTCAAAAAAATCACAGGACTCACTCCTTCAAAGTTTAAAGAAACCTTAGACAACCGAAACAGACTTGCACTGGATCAAATTTAGGAATTTTGAAACTCTTCCCAAATAATATGTAACAACTAAAAGCCGAATTCGATTGAACTTTGTCTAAAATTTTAATTAGACATGGACAATTGGAGTCAACTTAACATTAAAGGAATGGTTTGTAATCGCTGTATACAAACCATAGAGGAAACCCTATATCATATTGGGTACGCCATAAAATCCATATCATTAGGAAGAGTTGTTTTTAATGATAGCCTCTCTTTAAATGATGTAAAATTGGTAAAGGCTTCTTTAACCCAACTCGGGTTTGAATTACTTGAAGATCGTAATCAAAATCTACTAAACGAGATCAAATCATCCATTCAAGAATTGGTGGCTTACAATTCTAATGGGGAGAAAATGGAGAAGATTTCAACATATCTAAGCAAAAAGCTCAATAAAAACTATGATTCCCTTGCAGAGTTTTTTGGCAGATATGAAGGATTAACCATAGAGAAATACTTCATAAACACTCGAATTGCTAGAGTAAAAGAGTTGCTTGTATATACGCAAGACACATTATCGGAAATAGCGTTTCGCGTTGGATTTAGCAGTCCCCATCATTTATCGAACCAATTCAAAAATAGCACAGGATTAAATCCGTCAGATTTTAGGGAATTACACAAAAAAAATAATGCTGTTAGAAGGAATGAAAACATGCAACATGAAATATTTACGTCAAATTAATTATACCCATCAATAAACTAAATGGAGTAGCTTAAAATATTTAAAAAATGAAAACTATAATGGAAATAACCGATAGCAAAGAGATAAGCGCAAGCGAACAACTAATTAAACGGACTTTTCCAGTTACGGGTATGACTTGTGCCGCTTGTGCCGTTAGTGTCGAATCAATGCTCACCTATACCCCTGGTGTTGTTAGTGCCGGAGTCAATTTTGCTAGCCAAAGTGCTTGGGCGGAATTCAATCCTGAAATTACCTCTTTGGACGATCTACAAAAAGCCGTTCGATCCATTGGCTATGATCTAATCATTGATTCCGAAGACCCATCCCAAGAACAATATGATCTTCAGAGAAAACAATATGAAGATATTCGCAAAAGACTAATATGGTCTGCTGTTCTTACATTCCCCGTATTTATCATAGGGATGTTCTTTATGGATTGGGAAATGGGAAAATGGATATCCATGATTTTATCGGGAATAGTTCTTTTCTATTTTGGAAAAAAGTTTTTTGTCACTGCATGGAAGCAAGCAAAATTTGGAAAGGCCAATATGGATACTCTTGTAGCATTGAGTACCGGTATTGCTTATCTATTCAGTGTATTTAATACGCTTTTCCCTCATTTCTGGCATGAACAAGGAATTCATCCTCACGTTTATTATGAAGCAGCCGTCGTTATCATAACCTTTATTTCCCTTGGCAAGTTGTTGGAGGAAAAAGCCAAATCCAATACATCATCTGCAATCAAAAAACTAATGGGATTACAACCTAAAACTGTCAAGGCCATATTTGAAAATGAAGAAGTCGAGATACCTATTTCATCAGTTCGGGAGGGTTATACCCTAATCGTGAGACCAGGTGAAAAAATTCCTGTGGATGGCATAGTAAGTTCTGGGCAATCTTATGTTGATGAGAGCATGATAACCGGAGAACCAGTTCCCGTATTAAAATCCAACGATGCTGTAGTTTTTGCAGGCACATTGAATCAAAAAGGCAGCTTTCATATGATTGCCAAAAAAGTGGGAAGCGAAACAGTATTGGCTGGAATTATTCGAATGGTTCAAGAGGCACAAGGAAGTAAGGCCCCAGTTCAAAAACTCGTCGATAAAATCGCTGGCGTATTCGTGCCAATTGTCATCGGTATATCCATACTTACATTTATCACTTGGATAATACTTGGTGGCGATAATGGCTTCACGTATGCTTTATTATCTTCCGTTACAGTTTTAGTTATAGCCTGTCCCTGTGCTCTAGGTTTGGCCACACCCACAGCAATCATGGTTGGAGTTGGTAAAGGTGCCGAGAACAATATTTTGATAAAGGATGCCGAGAGCTTGGAGCAAGGGCATAGGGTAAATGCAGTTATTCTTGATAAGACGGGCACCATTACAGAAGGAAAACCACAGGTGGCAGATGTCTTTTGGGCTACTCCGGAAAACTCAAGGAAGTATTCCGGCATACTGCTTAGTCTGGAATCACAAAGTGAACACCCTCTAGCGGAAGCCGTCGTTAATCACCTAAAAGGTGAGATGGTCAAACCAGATCATGTAACCCAATTTGAAAGTTTCACAGGACGAGGTGTCATGGCCAAGTTTAATAACGAAACCTATTATGTTGGCAACTTAAAATTGATTCAGGAAAAAGGGATCTACACCGACACAAAATTGTTTTCTACTGCTGAAAGATGGCAAGGTGAAGCTAAAACGGTTATCTATTTTGCCAACTCTCACCAGACCTTGGCCATATTTAGTATTGCCGATAAGATAAAAGCCACCTCGAAGGAAGCCATCAAAAGACTACAGGAAATGGGCATAGAGGTTTATATGCTTACCGGAGATAATTATCATACTGCAAATGCCGTAGCTGATGAAGTAGGAATAAAACATTTCAAAGGAGAAGTTTTGCCATCAGACAAGGCGGAGTTTACAAGAACCCTGCAATCCGAAGGT belongs to Aegicerativicinus sediminis and includes:
- a CDS encoding helix-turn-helix domain-containing protein, with translation MDNWSQLNIKGMVCNRCIQTIEETLYHIGYAIKSISLGRVVFNDSLSLNDVKLVKASLTQLGFELLEDRNQNLLNEIKSSIQELVAYNSNGEKMEKISTYLSKKLNKNYDSLAEFFGRYEGLTIEKYFINTRIARVKELLVYTQDTLSEIAFRVGFSSPHHLSNQFKNSTGLNPSDFRELHKKNNAVRRNENMQHEIFTSN
- a CDS encoding helix-turn-helix transcriptional regulator; translated protein: MKLNIKNMVCGRCIMVVDGIFKAQGIDVETVSLGEVQLPQEISPDQLSKLNSALKEKGFEVIDDKKSLLLERVKSVVIDEIHHNDHFELKVNWSHFLQEKLQTDYHHLSTLFSSVNGYTLEQYIIKQKVEKVKEYLFYDEMSLKEIAFKLGYSSVAHLSTQFKKITGLTPSKFKETLDNRNRLALDQI
- a CDS encoding heavy metal translocating P-type ATPase, with the protein product MKTIMEITDSKEISASEQLIKRTFPVTGMTCAACAVSVESMLTYTPGVVSAGVNFASQSAWAEFNPEITSLDDLQKAVRSIGYDLIIDSEDPSQEQYDLQRKQYEDIRKRLIWSAVLTFPVFIIGMFFMDWEMGKWISMILSGIVLFYFGKKFFVTAWKQAKFGKANMDTLVALSTGIAYLFSVFNTLFPHFWHEQGIHPHVYYEAAVVIITFISLGKLLEEKAKSNTSSAIKKLMGLQPKTVKAIFENEEVEIPISSVREGYTLIVRPGEKIPVDGIVSSGQSYVDESMITGEPVPVLKSNDAVVFAGTLNQKGSFHMIAKKVGSETVLAGIIRMVQEAQGSKAPVQKLVDKIAGVFVPIVIGISILTFITWIILGGDNGFTYALLSSVTVLVIACPCALGLATPTAIMVGVGKGAENNILIKDAESLEQGHRVNAVILDKTGTITEGKPQVADVFWATPENSRKYSGILLSLESQSEHPLAEAVVNHLKGEMVKPDHVTQFESFTGRGVMAKFNNETYYVGNLKLIQEKGIYTDTKLFSTAERWQGEAKTVIYFANSHQTLAIFSIADKIKATSKEAIKRLQEMGIEVYMLTGDNYHTANAVADEVGIKHFKGEVLPSDKAEFTRTLQSEGKIVAMVGDGINDSHALAQADVSIAMGKGSDIAMDVAKMTLITSDLNSIPKAIKLSRSTVIGIRQNLFWAFIYNLIGIPLAAGILFPLNGFLLDPMIAGAAMAFSSVSVVANSLRLKRIKI
- the ric gene encoding iron-sulfur cluster repair di-iron protein codes for the protein METQTQKISKTIGNYVAEDFRTAAVFKKHQIDFCCNGHRTLEEVCLKKGLDTELIMNELEHSLHSYSDEKMDYSSWPIDLLADYIEKKHHRYVEDTIPVLKQFLEKLCRVHGERHTELLKINELFKTSAGELTKHMKKEELNLFPYVKEMVNAQRQGTILASPPFGQVQNPISVMENEHENEGQRFSQIAELTNNYQPPSDACTTFRVAYSMLEEFEKDLHLHIHLENNILFPKAIKLQEQFVN
- a CDS encoding RrF2 family transcriptional regulator, which translates into the protein MFSKACEYAIRAMIYIAKNSLEGKRVNPKEISAEINSPQAFTAKILQALVRKNVVKSIKGAYGGFEIDKENIPKITLSIIVETIDGDDIYKGCGLGLQRCNEENPCPLHDRFTEVRHSLRLMLENTTLEVLVDQLEKGNTVLKLT
- a CDS encoding GNAT family N-acetyltransferase — encoded protein: MRVKNLDTIPIETIVGCFLEAFENYFVEFPKDLKYFKKRWEMSKIDYSISYGMFHGQKLVGFVLHGIDFRRNHLTAFNLATGVIPDYRGKKITKRIYDFAIPELKNRGITKCQLEVIKNNAPAVNTYENIGFTITKNYKCFSGDIVLKQPLNYSLKEIHHEEFNMIDWPNQTSYSWENQEESLVKGEFKWYLVSNKSMAESYFIINPLTGYIPKIDVLEETDEIWQRLFSAVNGVSSKIKINNVDEQLAVKINRLQQFGLNNTIDQFEMELLL